A DNA window from Equus przewalskii isolate Varuska chromosome 12, EquPr2, whole genome shotgun sequence contains the following coding sequences:
- the KIF22 gene encoding kinesin-like protein KIF22 yields the protein MGQAVKRESGMDAEVPAQLRRRGMAAATSGAGRCRLSKVGAGRRPPPARVRVAVRLRPFVDGTAGENDTPCVRGLDSCSLEIANWRNHQETLKYQFDAFYGERSSQQDIYAGSVQPILRHLLEGQNASVLAYGPTGAGKTHTMLGSPEQPGVIPRALMDLLQLTREEGAEGRPWALSVTMSYLEIYQEKVLDLLDPASGDLVIREDCRGNILIPGLTQKPITSFADFERHFLPASQNRTVGATRLNQRSSRSHAVLLVKVDQRERLAPFRQREGKLYLIDLAGSEDNRRTGNKGLRLKESGAINTSLFVLGKVVDALNQGLPRVPYRDSKLTRLLQDSLGGSAHSILIANIAPERRFYLDTVSALNFAARSKEVINRPFTNESLQLHVLASVKLSQKELLGPSEAKRARGPEEEEIGSPEPPAAPASASQKLSPLQKLSSMDPAMLERLLSLDRLLGSQGSQGTPLLSTPRRERMVLMKTVEEKNLEIERLKMKQKELEAKVLAQEATDPKEKENCSPIMLRPLGRRTVTVAKPLKKAVVMPLQLIQEQAASPNAEIHILKRKGGKRKLESLDASESEEKANDCWELQISPELLTQGRQKILDLLNKGSARDLRSLQRIGQKKAQLIVGWRELHGPFSQVEDLGRVEGMSGKHMESFLKANILGLAAGLRCHPS from the exons gaGCTGGTCGCTGTCGGCTAAGCAAGGTGGGAGCTGGCCGGCGCCCACCTCCAGCTCGAGTAAGGGTGGCTGTACGACTGCGACCATTTGTGGATGGAACAGCTGGAGAAAATGATACCCCCTGTGTACGGGGCCTGGACAGCTGTTCTCTAGAGATTGCCAACTGGAGGAACCACCAGGAGACTCTTAAATACCA GTTTGATGCATTCTATGGGGAGAGGAGCTCTCAGCAGGACATCTATGCAGGATCTGTGCAGCCCATCCTAAGGCACTTGCTGGAAGGGCAGAATGCCAGCGTGCTTGCCTATGGGCCCACAGGGGCAG GGAAGACGCACACAATGCTGGGCAGCCCAGAGCAACCTGGAGTGATTCCCAGGGCTCTCATGGATCTCCTACAGCTCACAAGGGAGGAGGGTGCTGAGGGCCGGCCATGGGCCCTCTCTGTCACTATGTCCTACTTAGAGATCTACCAGGAAAAG GTATTAGATCTCTTGGATCCTGCATCAGGAGACCTGGTGATCCGAGAAGACTGTCGAGGAAACATCCTGATTCCAGGCCTCACGCAGAAGCCCATCACTAGCTTTGCTGATTTTGAGCGGCACTTCCTGCCAGCCAGTCAAAATCGGACTGTAGGTGCCACCCGGCTCAACCAGCGCTCCTCCCGCAGTCATGCTGTGCTCCTGGTTAAG GTGGATCAGCGGGAACGTTTGGCCCCATTTCGCCAGCGGGAGGGGAAACTCTACCTGATTGACTTGGCTGGCTCAGAGGACAACCGGCGAACAGGCAACAAGGGCCTGCGGCTGAAGGAGAGTGGAGCCATCAACACCTCCCTCTTTGTACTGGGCAAAGTGGTAGATGCACTGAACCAGGGTCTCCCTCGTGTGCCTTACCGGGACAGCAAGCTCACTCGCCTGTTGCAG GACTCTCTGGGTGGCTCAGCCCACAGCATCCTCATTGCCAACATTGCCCCTGAGAGACGCTTCTACCTAGACACAGTCTCTGCGCTCAACTTTGCTGCCAGGTCCAAGGAGGTGATCAACCGGCCTTTTACTAATGAGAGCCTGCAGCTTCATG TCTTGGCATCTGTTAAACTGTCTCAGAAAGAACTGCTAGGCCCATCAGAAGCAAAGAGAGCCCGAGGccctgaggaagaagagattGGGAGTCCTGAGCCCCCAgcagctccagcctctgcctcccagaAACTCAG CCCCCTACAGAAGCTAAGTAGCATGGACCCAGCCATGCTGGAGCGCCTCCTAAGCTTGGACCGCCTGCTGGGTTCCCAGGGGAGCCAGGGGACCCCTCTGCTGAGCACCCCAAGGCGAGAGCGGATGGTGCTCATGAAGACAGTGGAGGAGAAGAATTTGGAGATTGAG AGGCTTAAGATGAAGCAAAAAGAACTAGAAGCCAAGGTGCTAGCCCAGGAGGCTACGGacccaaaggagaaagagaactgCTCTCCCATAATGCTCCGACCCCTTGGCCGCCGCACAGTCACAGTGGCTAAGCCCCTCAAAAAGGCTGTGGTGATGCCCCTACAACTGA TTCAAGAGCAGGCAGCATCCCCAAATGCCGAGATCCATATCCTGAAGAGGAAAGGCGGGAAGAGAAAG CTGGAGTCCTTGGATGCCTCAGAGTCGGAGGAGAAGGCTAACGACTGCTGGGAGCTACAGATCAGCCCAGAGCTACTGACCCAGGGGCGCCAAAAAATCTTAGATCTGCTGAACAAAGGCTCAGCCCGGGATCTGCGCAGCCTGCAGCGCATTGGCCAAAAGAAGGCGCAGCTCATCGTGGGCTGGAGGGAGCTCCACGGCCCCTTCAGCCAG GTGGAAGACCTGGGACGCGTGGAGGGCATGTCCGGGAAACACATGGAGTCCTTCCTGAAG GCGAACATCCTGGGTCTCGCTGCGGGCCTGCGCTGCCACCCCTCCTGA